The Monomorium pharaonis isolate MP-MQ-018 chromosome 5, ASM1337386v2, whole genome shotgun sequence genome segment AATTATTCTTTAGTTCGTTGACGGGCGATACCGTGTCCGAGAGTGATTACGCGCACGCCAAGAACGTATGGGATCGATTCTCTATTCGAACGCTGGGCGAATACAGCGATCTGTATTTGAAAACAGATGTATTGTTGTTAGCCgacgtttttgaaaattttcgtgaCAAATGTGTCGAAAGTTATGGTCTCGACCCCGCACATTACTATACATTACCGGGATTCACGTGGGACGCTATGCTTAAATATACACGCGTCAATTTCGAGTTGCTCACCGACATCGATATGGTAATGTTTATTGAGCGCGGTATACGCGGAGGTCTGAGTCAATGTTCCGGCAGATACGCGCAGGCTAACAACAAGTACATGCAGACGTACGACCCATCGAAACCATCGTCGTACCTCATGTATTTCgatgtaaataatttgtacggaTGGGCAATGTGTCAGCCGCTGCCCTATGGAGAATTTCAATGGGTCGAAGACGTCTCAAATTTTGACGTAAATGCGATCGCTGTTGATTCGCCCACAGGGTACATTCTCGAAGTCGATCTGGAGTATCCGCAACATCTGCACGATCGACATACTGACCTACCGTTCTGCCCGACGCGCGATAAGCCGCCTAGCAAGCGAGAACGTAAACTTTTAGCGACCTTGCACGATAAGAAGCGGTACGTCATTCATTATCGCAACTTGCAGCAATGCACTCGTCATGGTCTCCGCATAACACAGATACATCGTGTATTACAATTCGTTCAATCCACCTGGCTTCGCGATTATATCGAGTTAAACACACAATTTCGTACCCTCGCGAAAAACgatttcgagaaaaatttatataaattgatgaatAACGCCGTATTCGGAAAAACTATGGAAAATGTGCGCAATCACGtagatgtaaaacttttgacaaaatggaCAGGACGATACGGTGCGGAGGCAATGATTGCTAAACCAAATTTCCACAGTCGCAGtgtttttgcagaaaatttaattgcagtcGAACTCCGAAAACTTGAAGTGAAATTCAACAAGCCGATTTATGTAGGTATGTGTATACTAGACATATCGAAAATTTGCTTGTATGAATTTCACCACGAGTACATGCTACCTTTGTACCATGACAAATCTAAAGTCATGTACACAGATACTGATAGTCTCGTGTATCACATCGAGTGCGACGacgtatatgaaaatataagacGCGATATCACAAGGTtcgacacgagcgattatccgaCTGGTAAcgcgtacggtatgcctcttGCGAACAAAAAAGTTCCCGGGCTAATGAAGGACGAAAACAACGGTGCGATAATGACCGAGTTCGTTGGACTCAGGGCGAAAATGTACGCGTTAAAGGTGGATGGAAAAAATGACACTAAAAAGGCAAAGGGTGTAAAGTGTAACGTTGTCGCAAGAACGATAACATTCGACGACTACATGCGGTGTCTGCGAGATGAGATAGAGATGACGCGTCATCAGTCGTGTATACGATCTAAATTGCATGAGGTATACACGATACGTGAAACGAAAATAGCTCTAAGTCCATACGACGACAAGTGGTATCTCGTACCTGATTCGGTAAAGACGTTGCCGTGGG includes the following:
- the LOC118645793 gene encoding uncharacterized protein LOC118645793, whose product is MRAGCHVILPQEIITKRAVVNVKSMDNACFAWSVIAALYPAERNSERESSYPHYTNVLNFDDIEFPIALKDIKKFERLNNISVNVFEIQKDQTETYKILPLRLSNDKKEKHVNLLYVQDPREDNVGHFACIKDLSRLVSSQLSKKEHKKYICDRCLHYFSSVEKLDVHSVDCQKMNDCAIQLPTEDEKWLSFRNINNKERVPFVVYADLECTLEKMEKEDMEISYQQHHHQVFSLGYYVHCSYDDTLSGYWFYRDKDCIAWFTKQLEKLAHRVKSILSAKVPMETLSKEQWEAYRNAKQCHICDKPFAPDDTRVRDHCYLTGRYRGPAHSLCNLCYQNVLYIPVIFHNLSGYDSHFIIREIATTFKGNIDVLPVTKEKYISFTKHVIGTADELDPNNHIKLRFIETRLPSRELFFSSLTGDTVSESDYAHAKNVWDRFSIRTLGEYSDLYLKTDVLLLADVFENFRDKCVESYGLDPAHYYTLPGFTWDAMLKYTRVNFELLTDIDMVMFIERGIRGGLSQCSGRYAQANNKYMQTYDPSKPSSYLMYFDVNNLYGWAMCQPLPYGEFQWVEDVSNFDVNAIAVDSPTGYILEVDLEYPQHLHDRHTDLPFCPTRDKPPSKRERKLLATLHDKKRYVIHYRNLQQCTRHGLRITQIHRVLQFVQSTWLRDYIELNTQFRTLAKNDFEKNLYKLMNNAVFGKTMENVRNHVDVKLLTKWTGRYGAEAMIAKPNFHSRSVFAENLIAVELRKLEVKFNKPIYVGMCILDISKICLYEFHHEYMLPLYHDKSKVMYTDTDSLVYHIECDDVYENIRRDITRFDTSDYPTGNAYGMPLANKKVPGLMKDENNGAIMTEFVGLRAKMYALKVDGKNDTKKAKGVKCNVVARTITFDDYMRCLRDEIEMTRHQSCIRSKLHEVYTIRETKIALSPYDDKWYLVPDSVKTLPWGHYQIPL